Below is a genomic region from Echinicola rosea.
TTCACATTCGTGCAATAGTAAAATTGGTATATGTAGTTTAGGTTTTATTAAGTCAATAGATTCTCTTGGCGATAGAGCTGCTTTTATAGAATCTCTTAACGTTTCATCTCCAATTAGAGAATCTATATCAGAAACATTTGTAATTATGCTATTTTCTTTTTTTAATTTCTCAGTTAATAAAGAGTTTTCTATTGAGTTAATGATACTTGGAATTCTTGCATCTTCGATGCTATCATAAAATTTAGCTTCACCAAACCATATGGAAAAGTCAGTGTCATTTTCTATTATTATATGAACACTATCGGCACCTTTAGCATTGTCTTGTGGATTTTGTTTATAAAAAATTTTTGGTACTATCGGTAGTGCATTGAAGTGATGCTTCATAATAGCATATAAAACTATTTCAGCAATTTCACTTCCTTTGCTAATATCCCCCGATTTGTCAGAAAGTCTGAGGTTCTTTGCTGCATAAGTTAAAAGTGAGTGATGATTATTCACAAGACTTTCTCTTTCTTTATGAGATAGTGCGGTTTCTGCGATATTATCCCAAATGAAATTTTGAAAATGATTGTACCGCCATTCTGTTGCTTCAAAATTATTTATCATACTTATCACACTCTTATTGTCAACTGGATTTAAAGTAGCGTCAGTATTAATATCGGTGAAAGTGTTATTTATAAGTATTTCAAAATCCATTCTCTTTATTTATTTGGCTACTCGGTTTTTTAGGTGAGGCATAACGCCCTGTGTAGAAGCAGTAGCAGCCTTTCTTCCATCAATATCCCGAAAGCAACTACCGTTGACCAGCGACTTACGGTTCCTGCTTGAACCAAAAAAAAGCTATTGCTTCTACACCTTGTTATAGTGCGTTTGTTTTGTTTCCGTTATCAGTCTTCCCTTTTGAAATCTTGATCCAGCCAAGGTTTTTGCACAGACCTCAACTGTCAGGGTGACCTTCTTTTTTCCAATCTCCACCTCCTTTCGGCTTCCTTCAATCGCTCCCCTCAAATCGACAAAACGGGAGGCGAAGCCCCTTTTCCTCCCTCCTCCTTCAATCTCCTTTTTCAAAACCCTTCAATGTGCCGCCAAAAACATCGCTAAATGAAGCTAAAAAGCTCACCCAATGCACTATAACACTTATATAAAAGCAACTCCATTGCCTCTATATCCATTATGTCTGCACTAAGATAATCGTTTTTATAAATTATCAAGCGGACTTTTGATCGTTTTGGACGAAATCCCTATTACGTGAGTGTATATTTGGGTGGTCTTGGCACTTTCGTGTCCCAGCATTACCTGAACCTGCCGCATATTGATCCCTTGCTCCAAACAGTGGGTGGCAAAACTATGGCGAAGCGTATGTAAAGTGGCCCACGGATCCACCTGTGCTCCTTCTGCTGCCCGTCGAAAGACCATCTGAAGACTCTTCACAGCGTACTGCCCCCCTTCTTGACCTTCAAATAGCCAATAGGATGGTTTGTACTCCTTATAGTAAGATCGGAGTAGTATAAGTAACTTTTGTGACAGAATGGTCCGCCGATCTTTCTTTCCTTTGGCACCTTTGATAAAGATATACCCCTCATCTGACCGAATGTCCCTCACTCTAAGCTTAATCAACTCCCCTGCCCTTAATCCCCCACCGTACACGGTGTGAAGCATGGCTTTGTGTTTTAGGTTTTTTGGAAAACTGATGAGTCTTTTCACTTCTTCTTGACTCAATACATTTGGGAGCCGCTTTGCTTTTTTTGGCCGCTGAAGATCGTAATATTCCCTTGGAAGCCCCAATACATGCTCATAATAGCATTTTATGGCATTGATGGTTTGGTTCTGCTTGGTGCCGGATATGCCGTAGTGCTGGATCAGACCTGCCATATAGGACGCTATCGATGCTTTATCAAGGGTTTTCAGGTCCTTTCCCTCATGAAACATCAGAAACTGCCTGAATTCACTTACATACGTGCGTATAGTATGGCCACTATATGCCTTTAGCAGTAGTTTCTCTTCATATATGGCCAAGGTATCAAGCAAAGATGAGGACAGCTCACGATGGGGTAAAGCCGGTTTGGTGTTCTTTTCGCATACCTTCACGTCATTGCCCAAAAGCCCCTTGAGCCAATGGAGGTTCTCGGCAGTGTTCCGGATACTCCATAATTTCTGCACGGGATGATAAAAACTATCCTGCTTGTCCTTGACAGCCTCCCTTACGGCCTTCATGGGAAAGGGAATAAAAAACTTAATCCTTCCTGCTTTTGGGTGTGGATGATAGATAATAGGATCCATGTAAAAATAAAGTCAAAAAAAATCATCCAAACGGACCTTAACCGTTTACTTCCGAATGTAAACGGATAACAACGGATAAACCACCCCGTCAGTCACAACCACAATCCCGGTCACTTTTGGACTTTTGGAAACATTCCCCAAGGCCTTGCCCTGGTAAATGTGGTCAAAACCTTCAGACATGCTCCCGGACCTTCACCACCAAAAACCAGTCACTGTCCAGCTGCAGATACCCATAGTCATAGCAATAGATATAGACATCCCCCCTTTTGTTGATGTATCGATGGGTGTGGTATTTAAACTGAAAGCCTTTCATAATCAGCTGTTCCCGTGAAATCCGCATGGTTTCCTTTACATCAGTAAGTGCCATTTCGAGGATTTTGCGGTTCTTCTTCAGGGCATTGTTGATCTTTCGGACGGTTTGGTACCTTCCGGACTTGAGGTGGTTGTTATAATGGCTGCGGCAAAAATCATCACAGAACTTTTTGTCCGACCTCCCTTGGATGGGCTTTTGGCAATTCAGGCATTTCTTCTCTTCTAAAAACATCGTGTACTCAAATTATAAAATCAAAAATTATAGGAATATACACAATTTCAAGCGCTTTATCAACCGTACATACCCGGCTGTATCCGTTTACAAACGACTACAAACGGTTAATACCCGACTATTTTCCTCTTTCCCTTCCACCTTTGCTTTAGATTAATATCGTTGTCGATCATCAACGATTTCACTAAAACAACATATATCATGAATACACTTAGAAACAAAGTACAGTTGATCGGAAGGTTAGGTGCCAAGGCGGACTATAAAGTCCTGGAAAACAACAATGCCATGGCACGCCTAAGCTTGGCCACCAATGAGATCTATAAAAATGCCAAAGGGGAACGAGTGGAAGACACCACTTGGCACCAGGTCGTTGCTTGGGGCAAAATGGCTGAAATCATTCACAAATACACAGACAAAGGCACCGAAATCGCCATTGAAGGCAAACTAATCAACAGGACTTATACCGATTCCAAAGGAGAGAAAAAGTACATCACTGAAGTACAGGTCAAGGACGTAGTCCTCTTGGGTGAAAAAAATGCTGCTTCAAATTCCTGACCAAGCACTGTCAAGGCTGTTTTCACACCAGCTATTGAAGTTTTTCTTCTCAACGTTTTTACCTGAGCTCGACTTAATTTTAGTATTTAAAGCGTCATACGAACCCTTTTAAGGAGGGTGTGGGTTGGAAATGGGTGTGGCAACTCGCCGCGGCGAGCTGCCACGGCTTCCACCCCTCAAATCTCCCCCTGTTTCCGTTATACGACAGCTGTGCTGCGGAACCACTAGCATTGAGTTTTCTAACTCAATACCACCTGTTGGAGTTTTTCTTTGTAATGTGACTTGACCTTAGGTACATAGGGCACAATTGGCCAAGGGAGATTTCAAATCCCGAACAGCACAGTTCATTTATTTGTAGCAGCAGGTGTGCATAAACTGGGGTGAAACACAAACGGCCGGTTACTTGTGTCGTTGAGGCCTTGTGGCAAAACACATCATCAATAAAGCCTCGTCACAAGGAGGCTAGCAATCGCATTTCTGCATGCCTCCATAAAAAGAGAGGCCGTTTCCTAAGAAACGGCCTCTCTTAAATTATAAGTGTACGTCATCGTGTCAGTAATAGAAACAACTTATATCAAACGCTAAGTTTCCACGACTGTGGACTGATCATCGTCATCTAAGAACGATCATTTGCCTAAAGTGATCAGTCAAGTGGCCGTTTTGGCATAAAAGCGTATAATCAAAATATAAATCAACCTGTTCCTACTTGAACATTTCCTTGGTAATGCTGACTTCTCCTGTCTCCACATCATAGTATGCTCCGACCAAACCGATCTTACCCTCTTCAAACAACTCCTTCAAGACATCGCTATTTTTCAAAACCCCATCCATGGTATCAACCACATTTTGCTTCGAAACTTCCTCCACAAAAGCAGGATCTGTATGCTTCTTGTCGAGCCTTTCACTTACCTTTTTGATGGAAGGATTGACCTTTTCCAAAAGTCCAGTCAGATTGCCCATTTTCACTTCTGAGCATGCTCCGGTCACTGCACCGCATTTGCTATGGCCTAGGACAACGACCAACTTGGATCCGGCCACTTTACAGGCATACTCCATGCTGCCCAGAATGTCTTCGTTGGCCACATTTCCAGCGATTCTCACACTGAAAATATCACCCAGGCCCTGATCAAAAATCAATTCCGCAGAGGTCCTGCTGTCTATACAGCTCAGCACGATAGCAAATGGCCACTGTCCATCGCGGGTATCATTGACTTGGTTAAGTAGGTGCCTGTTCAGCTTGAGGTTGTTTACAAATCGCTGGTTGCCTTCCTTCAAAAATTCCAAGGCTTTCTTGGGGGTTACTGACGCTTGGGTTTCCGCAGTATGTGCTTTCATATTTTGGTTAGTTTAGTAAATTATGATATTCCCGAAATATACGTTTATTGAATCTTTATAGAAAACTCCATTAAAAAGGAAGCCCATAGCTTCCTCTTTAATTTTTTACCTACAAGTAAGTAATTTCAACAGCACTAATTTAATTATTATTTCCGTTGATTAAATCAGAAATCACCTCACGATGCGAGGTTTTTCCCCTTCTTCTGTAGTTGATGATATTTTTATGCTCTGTGGACACATGATTGGATTCGTCCAGATCATTCTCAAGATTATAAGCATCCTTAAACCCGACCAACTTCACGGAGATTCCACGCTCTGGTGCCTGGATTTTCTTAAATTCCCGAATGAGTTCCAAGACATCATGCGCTACATAAACGGTATCAGAGGCATCGATTACCACCTTTGCCCCATCCGGGATGTGGTTCAGTGTCTGCTTGATCGCTGCCTTGTTTAAAAATGATACCTCTTGCGCCAAGTCCACGTGAATCACATCGCCATCTTGGTATCCTTCTTTATTGAAGTAATATACACGTCTGGCGTTTCCTCTTAGGATAAAGAACACACTGATTACAAGGCCCAAAGCCACTCCTTTCAGTAAGTCCAGGAACACCACACCGGTGAGCGTGGCAATAAACGGAATAAATTGATATTTCCCTTGGTTCCAGAAATATTTAAAAGTTGCCGGATTGGCCAATTTATATCCAATCATCAACAAGATTGCCGCCAACGTGGCCAATGGAATACGGTTTAACAAAAAAGGAATGGTCAATACACTGATCAATAGCAGAAAGCCATGGATTACAGCCGACATTTTGGATTTCGCTCCTGAATTGATATTAGCTGTGGACCTTACCACCACTGAGGTCATGGGCAATCCCCCTATCAGACCACTGATAATGTTCCCTACCCCTTGGGCCTTCAATTCCACGTTTGTATTCGTCACCCGCTTCAGGGGATCCATGCGATCAGTGGCTTCAATACAAAGGAGTGTCTCGATGGATGCCACCACCGCTATGGTCGCTGCCACAATCCAAACTTCAGGATTGCCGATTTCAGAAAATTG
It encodes:
- a CDS encoding HamA C-terminal domain-containing protein, producing the protein MDFEILINNTFTDINTDATLNPVDNKSVISMINNFEATEWRYNHFQNFIWDNIAETALSHKERESLVNNHHSLLTYAAKNLRLSDKSGDISKGSEIAEIVLYAIMKHHFNALPIVPKIFYKQNPQDNAKGADSVHIIIENDTDFSIWFGEAKFYDSIEDARIPSIINSIENSLLTEKLKKENSIITNVSDIDSLIGDETLRDSIKAALSPRESIDLIKPKLHIPILLLHECEITQNHNIISDEYKTEMIAYHKKRAESFFNKQLNKIGGIPQYSQIKFHLILFPVPLKKTIVDKFVSMADFYKNS
- a CDS encoding tyrosine-type recombinase/integrase; amino-acid sequence: MDPIIYHPHPKAGRIKFFIPFPMKAVREAVKDKQDSFYHPVQKLWSIRNTAENLHWLKGLLGNDVKVCEKNTKPALPHRELSSSLLDTLAIYEEKLLLKAYSGHTIRTYVSEFRQFLMFHEGKDLKTLDKASIASYMAGLIQHYGISGTKQNQTINAIKCYYEHVLGLPREYYDLQRPKKAKRLPNVLSQEEVKRLISFPKNLKHKAMLHTVYGGGLRAGELIKLRVRDIRSDEGYIFIKGAKGKKDRRTILSQKLLILLRSYYKEYKPSYWLFEGQEGGQYAVKSLQMVFRRAAEGAQVDPWATLHTLRHSFATHCLEQGINMRQVQVMLGHESAKTTQIYTHVIGISSKTIKSPLDNL
- a CDS encoding single-stranded DNA-binding protein, with the translated sequence MNTLRNKVQLIGRLGAKADYKVLENNNAMARLSLATNEIYKNAKGERVEDTTWHQVVAWGKMAEIIHKYTDKGTEIAIEGKLINRTYTDSKGEKKYITEVQVKDVVLLGEKNAASNS
- a CDS encoding carbonic anhydrase family protein; the protein is MKAHTAETQASVTPKKALEFLKEGNQRFVNNLKLNRHLLNQVNDTRDGQWPFAIVLSCIDSRTSAELIFDQGLGDIFSVRIAGNVANEDILGSMEYACKVAGSKLVVVLGHSKCGAVTGACSEVKMGNLTGLLEKVNPSIKKVSERLDKKHTDPAFVEEVSKQNVVDTMDGVLKNSDVLKELFEEGKIGLVGAYYDVETGEVSITKEMFK
- a CDS encoding SulP family inorganic anion transporter, with amino-acid sequence MTKVKNLFANLRSDIPSGLVVFLVALPLCLGIALASGAPLFSGIITGIVGGIVVGLLSQSHVSVSGPAAGLTAIVIVAIQDLGGFQIFLVAVVLSGLIQLTLGFLKAGSISNYIPSNVITGMLAGIGVIIFLKQVPVALGSDAEVGSGLEIFTGLAASFMDVKMGVVMVTAISLFILIAWGNVPALKKLKLVPPALVAVLAGVLVNELFIMSGSALAIGDKYMVNLPVPTTPEEFKGLITMPQFSEIGNPEVWIVAATIAVVASIETLLCIEATDRMDPLKRVTNTNVELKAQGVGNIISGLIGGLPMTSVVVRSTANINSGAKSKMSAVIHGFLLLISVLTIPFLLNRIPLATLAAILLMIGYKLANPATFKYFWNQGKYQFIPFIATLTGVVFLDLLKGVALGLVISVFFILRGNARRVYYFNKEGYQDGDVIHVDLAQEVSFLNKAAIKQTLNHIPDGAKVVIDASDTVYVAHDVLELIREFKKIQAPERGISVKLVGFKDAYNLENDLDESNHVSTEHKNIINYRRRGKTSHREVISDLINGNNN